A window of the Bacteroidota bacterium genome harbors these coding sequences:
- a CDS encoding ATP-binding protein, translating into MNGPFRHSLYYRIAIGWLLPITIGLVAFVVVHWQGVYRAFLEEARGRAEQLAVSWNTLRLGNGTQELSGYALELVSRHGLKLLWEVDYRYRIRYSHRPAERLRPVPDSYRGLVAQVLALRTPYWGRSPEGDLLYAYPLWGVEPDVDPQDPVGVLLVEQPRSALRGAFWGYVARSLPLVAGIWLFVVGALMLFTHRRLVRPAERALSLVEALQARRAVEGPAPREPARDELEGLLARLYALAQQWSQAPEAEYGRWFAALPVPVCVLDAELRIREANETLSRWLGLEPAQLRQKPLDQLVAGPDWSGWLEPFGGETPYATAPEPWQLPNGRRAYVLAIGRALPSEGRYLVALVDASEQKRLEHQLRSYADHLEQLIEQRTRELSEAQTFLNNLIETAQVAIFAFDEAGTTQIWNRKAELLTGYSRAEVPSLEVFLEKTAAEPEAIAALSKLFRPAEGHADFQMRLRSRTGRERVLAWSSSRIVDRSRPTGAFVAVGVDVTEAKELQAKLEAQTENLEQLVRARTAELEAKNQQLAALVEELDDFTYIVSHDLQTPLRNILGFISLLGEEQIERLDEHGRELLELIKQSAQRMSRLITDLLELSRIGRTQAPFMEVNLEELVRTLVQEDFPQALAKERPFEIDILTPLPTVWGDPLRLRQVLHNLITNGLKYNRSPLPRVQIGASESENEYIVYVRDNGIGIDPKHHERIFKIFQRLHPQEEFEGTGAGLTICRKIVEQHGGRIWVESALGEGATFYFTLPKERPASV; encoded by the coding sequence TGCCCATCACGATCGGCCTGGTGGCGTTCGTGGTTGTTCACTGGCAGGGCGTCTATCGCGCCTTTTTGGAGGAGGCCCGCGGGCGGGCCGAACAGCTAGCCGTCTCCTGGAACACGCTTCGACTCGGGAATGGAACGCAAGAGCTCAGCGGTTATGCGCTGGAGCTGGTCTCCCGACACGGCCTTAAGCTGCTTTGGGAGGTCGACTATCGATACCGGATTCGCTACAGCCATCGACCGGCCGAGCGGCTTCGGCCTGTTCCGGATTCCTATCGGGGCCTTGTCGCGCAGGTATTGGCCCTCCGCACGCCTTATTGGGGTCGCTCTCCAGAGGGCGATCTGCTCTACGCTTATCCGCTTTGGGGGGTGGAACCCGACGTCGACCCTCAAGACCCGGTCGGGGTGCTGCTCGTAGAGCAGCCTCGATCAGCCCTCCGAGGCGCCTTTTGGGGCTATGTGGCCCGCAGCTTGCCCCTCGTGGCGGGCATCTGGTTGTTCGTGGTCGGAGCGCTGATGCTGTTTACACACCGACGGCTTGTGCGGCCGGCCGAACGCGCCCTCTCCCTGGTAGAGGCGCTTCAGGCTCGGCGCGCCGTCGAGGGGCCGGCCCCGAGGGAGCCGGCCCGAGATGAACTAGAGGGCCTGCTTGCGCGGCTCTACGCGCTAGCCCAGCAGTGGAGCCAAGCGCCCGAAGCGGAGTACGGACGTTGGTTTGCGGCGCTGCCCGTACCCGTCTGCGTGCTGGATGCGGAGCTGCGCATACGAGAAGCCAACGAGACGCTGAGCCGCTGGCTCGGTCTGGAGCCCGCCCAGTTGCGGCAAAAACCCCTGGATCAACTTGTGGCCGGGCCCGATTGGTCCGGCTGGCTAGAGCCCTTTGGGGGCGAAACCCCTTATGCGACCGCCCCGGAGCCGTGGCAACTGCCCAACGGCAGACGCGCCTATGTGCTCGCGATAGGCCGCGCACTGCCCTCAGAGGGACGTTATCTGGTCGCCTTGGTGGACGCAAGCGAACAAAAGCGCCTGGAACATCAGCTGCGCAGCTACGCCGATCACCTGGAGCAACTGATCGAGCAGCGCACCCGAGAGCTCAGCGAAGCCCAGACCTTCTTGAACAACCTTATCGAAACCGCGCAGGTCGCCATTTTCGCCTTCGATGAAGCGGGCACGACGCAAATCTGGAATCGAAAGGCCGAACTGCTTACGGGCTACAGTCGGGCCGAGGTCCCCTCGCTGGAGGTCTTTCTGGAGAAGACGGCGGCCGAGCCGGAGGCCATTGCCGCGCTTTCGAAACTGTTTCGGCCCGCTGAGGGGCATGCGGATTTCCAGATGCGCCTGCGAAGCCGAACAGGCCGAGAGCGCGTGCTGGCCTGGTCCTCAAGCCGCATTGTGGACCGGAGTCGACCCACGGGGGCCTTTGTGGCCGTAGGCGTGGACGTTACGGAGGCCAAGGAGCTACAGGCCAAGCTTGAAGCCCAAACCGAAAACCTAGAGCAGTTAGTGCGGGCCCGAACGGCGGAACTGGAGGCCAAAAACCAGCAGCTGGCCGCCCTTGTGGAGGAGCTCGACGACTTCACGTACATCGTCTCCCACGATTTGCAAACCCCGCTGCGCAACATCTTGGGCTTTATCTCCCTACTTGGAGAAGAGCAGATCGAACGGCTCGACGAACACGGCCGGGAGCTGCTTGAGCTGATCAAGCAGTCCGCACAGCGTATGAGCCGCCTCATCACGGACCTGCTGGAACTGTCCCGCATCGGACGCACGCAAGCCCCGTTTATGGAGGTAAACTTAGAGGAGCTTGTGCGCACGCTTGTGCAAGAGGACTTTCCCCAGGCGCTGGCCAAGGAGCGACCGTTTGAGATCGACATCCTCACCCCCTTGCCTACGGTTTGGGGCGATCCGCTGCGCCTGCGCCAGGTGCTGCACAACTTGATCACGAACGGCCTGAAATACAACCGTAGTCCTCTACCGCGCGTGCAGATCGGTGCATCGGAGTCGGAAAATGAGTATATAGTATATGTGCGGGACAACGGAATCGGAATCGACCCCAAACACCATGAGCGGATCTTCAAGATCTTTCAGCGCCTGCACCCCCAAGAGGAATTCGAGGGCACGGGCGCGGGGCTGACCATCTGCCGGAAGATCGTCGAGCAACACGGGGGCCGTATCTGGGTGGAATCCGCCCTTGGAGAGGGAGCGACGTTTTACTTCACGCTGCCCAAGGAACGACCCGCTAGCGTATGA
- a CDS encoding response regulator: protein MTGPTSLRILLVEDNLGDTMLVRHTIERTMPEAKLETVSTVSACLQRLLSGPSVDLILTDHNLPDGDGLEVIAHVRELGHVTPVVVLTGVGREDVAVAAMKAGAYDYLTKAPDLSHLEKLPLVLQDVLRRRELERQLTELEQQRAELEKLRLLQQTIAAINHEINNPLSIITGYVQMLLSLASSYRLDPEVVHALEAINEAAERIAEITRRLAALKKIVLTDYVDTSILDIRRSAEEN from the coding sequence ATGACCGGACCTACGTCGCTGCGGATCTTGCTGGTCGAAGACAACCTGGGCGACACGATGCTCGTCCGCCATACCATTGAGCGGACGATGCCGGAGGCCAAGCTGGAGACGGTCTCCACGGTCTCGGCATGCCTGCAGCGGCTGCTTTCAGGCCCTTCTGTGGATTTGATCCTCACCGATCACAACTTACCCGACGGAGACGGGCTAGAGGTCATCGCGCACGTGCGGGAGCTGGGCCACGTAACGCCCGTGGTGGTGCTGACCGGCGTGGGGCGCGAGGACGTGGCCGTGGCCGCTATGAAGGCCGGCGCTTACGACTACCTGACTAAAGCGCCGGATCTGAGCCATCTGGAGAAGCTGCCCCTTGTGCTGCAGGACGTGCTGCGGCGGCGGGAGCTGGAGCGGCAGCTAACTGAGCTAGAGCAACAGCGGGCCGAGCTCGAAAAGCTGAGGCTTCTGCAGCAGACCATAGCGGCGATCAATCACGAGATCAACAACCCCCTCTCCATTATTACGGGCTACGTGCAGATGCTTCTCAGCCTGGCCTCTAGTTACCGCCTGGATCCGGAGGTGGTGCACGCCCTGGAGGCCATCAACGAGGCGGCGGAGCGGATCGCGGAGATCACCAGGCGCTTGGCGGCGCTCAAGAAGATCGTGCTCACGGATTACGTCGATACGAGCATCCTGGACATCCGGCGCTCGGCCGAAGAGAATTAG
- a CDS encoding HDIG domain-containing protein: MFSLEAARRLMESWIQAESLRRHLYAVEAAMGYYARHFGQDEQSWRIVGVLHDLDYERHPSPEEHPYVAVAYLRTLGLPESWLEAILAHADYTGVPRQSLMARALYAVDEMSGFVLACAYVRPQGIEDLQPSSVLKKMKDKAFAAAVGREELRRGAEELGLPLEEHIGHVIAALRAEAERLGLARRA; the protein is encoded by the coding sequence ATGTTTTCGCTTGAGGCGGCTCGCCGTCTTATGGAAAGTTGGATTCAGGCGGAGTCTCTCAGGCGGCACCTATACGCCGTGGAGGCCGCCATGGGCTATTACGCCCGCCATTTCGGCCAAGATGAGCAAAGCTGGCGTATCGTAGGGGTGCTGCACGATCTGGACTATGAACGTCATCCCTCGCCAGAGGAGCATCCCTACGTGGCCGTGGCCTATCTGCGCACCTTAGGGCTTCCGGAGTCTTGGCTGGAGGCCATCTTGGCCCACGCCGATTACACGGGTGTGCCCCGTCAGAGCCTTATGGCCCGAGCGCTGTACGCGGTCGATGAGATGAGCGGCTTCGTATTGGCCTGCGCCTACGTGCGGCCTCAAGGAATAGAAGACCTGCAGCCCTCTTCTGTGCTCAAGAAGATGAAAGACAAGGCCTTTGCGGCGGCCGTAGGTCGGGAGGAGCTTCGGCGGGGCGCAGAGGAGTTGGGGTTGCCGCTCGAGGAGCACATCGGACACGTCATCGCGGCCCTGCGCGCGGAGGCCGAGCGCCTGGGACTGGCGCGCCGGGCCTAA
- a CDS encoding energy transducer TonB, whose product MRRQRPDASLLLLASLNLVLIAAWLVVRLWPLQPLAEPPRFVDPQVKELVRLEDVPQTTLGVPLPPPVVPLPPIVVPDDRLLEEEPIPLPDPVSPSPMAGSGPVGSGPAGRTEPLLVEEAEVSPQPIRVVEPEYPPEARRRRIRAEIIVRVLVDEKGRVSEPVILRRLLYGRQNIPQEVERLGYGLEEAALNAALRWLFRPAEHRGERVQTYTVITFQFGQ is encoded by the coding sequence ATGCGCCGTCAAAGGCCCGATGCGTCGTTGCTTTTGCTCGCCTCTCTGAACTTGGTGCTGATAGCGGCCTGGCTCGTGGTGCGTCTTTGGCCCCTACAGCCCCTCGCCGAGCCGCCGCGCTTTGTGGACCCTCAGGTCAAGGAGCTTGTGCGCCTGGAAGACGTCCCGCAGACCACCCTAGGCGTCCCTCTTCCCCCTCCTGTGGTGCCGCTTCCGCCGATCGTGGTGCCGGATGATCGGCTTCTGGAGGAGGAGCCGATCCCCTTGCCGGATCCGGTTTCGCCGTCCCCAATGGCGGGCTCAGGTCCTGTCGGGTCTGGGCCAGCCGGCCGCACCGAGCCGCTGCTGGTGGAGGAGGCGGAGGTGAGCCCCCAGCCCATTCGGGTGGTGGAACCCGAGTATCCGCCTGAGGCGCGTCGGCGCCGCATCCGGGCCGAGATCATCGTGCGCGTGCTTGTGGACGAGAAAGGACGCGTAAGCGAACCCGTAATTCTGCGGCGGCTTCTATACGGCCGCCAGAACATCCCCCAGGAAGTCGAACGCCTGGGCTACGGGCTTGAAGAGGCCGCCCTAAACGCCGCGCTGCGCTGGCTTTTTCGGCCGGCTGAACACCGAGGCGAGCGGGTGCAGACCTATACGGTGATCACCTTTCAATTCGGCCAGTGA